The Phragmites australis chromosome 1, lpPhrAust1.1, whole genome shotgun sequence genomic interval ATCTCTTCTAGCAGTTGATCTGGGAACACCATGTGGAATTGGACTGCAATCGCTTCTTCTGCTGGATTTGGAATGAACATGTCCAATGACAGGAAGGGACAGACATTTCCTCCAATTATTCCATCTCAGGATATTTTTCTCATAGGAACCAAATAGAGCAAATGGTTGCAGATTAGACTTCTGTTAAGCGCTGTTTTTTTAACACCGGCCCACCTTTACCCAGGACCTTCATTGGAGGCCATACGGGGGGTGTGACACCGGGGGATCGAACCTTGATAGGCTCGGTAGCACCCTGCTGCTTTGCCACCACGCTCCTTGCGTGTTCCCTATTTAGTAGAATTGTGGcagtttcttttttaaaatgaaCATGGCGAGCTAGAGCTTGAGCTAAgcatatattaaaaagaaaaggagagttgacatagtTTATAAAGAAAATTGGACCCAAAAACCGTAATAGATGCATGGTTTCAGAGAGGAAAACCGGCACTAAAACCCCACGACGACAATATGACCTTAATTCCACAGATGATGCTTAACCAAAAGACACAGCCAGACAACAGACAAGATCAACCCAACTCAACTCGCGTGTTATCCAACCGAACAAATGTCACCCTCGCAAATTCAGATGACGAAGCATTGCTACCATGTCGCACCTCTCTGCCCCCTCATAAACACGGTCGATGGAGCCTTGCTCCCACGCCACACCTCTTTGCCCCGTCACCCACTCGATCGGCGGAGTCCTACCCTCACACTGCACCACTTTGACACATAATTCTGCAACACGTCACTTCGGAGGAGTGCGCATTGGAGCAAATCACTGCGTGAAGCGCCAAAAGAAAGAAGAGTCACCATGAAGCGAGGACGCATGGGTAAACCTACAGAAAGAAACCAGTGGAACAAACGAAGAGAGCAGGGATTCCTCAGAGCGATGCCTTCAGAATGGTAACGACAACAATGCCGTCGTTACCCATTCGGACATCCGGACATTAGCACCAGATGGATTGCCCTGGGAGTCTCGCCTTGGCCTCTATTCATGGAACTGGCACTTCATCTTTCCAAGCCAGGCAGAGCTTTTGTCCGCGGATCCCCACCCTAGAAACCTACACAAAGGTGGCATGAGACCATGCGACCCCCTCTGAGGCAATGCCAGGCCTGAAGCAAACGACAAAGCCCTAACCTCGCAGCAACACACCCCCTCTCCACCCCAAAGAAAGCCCCTAGATCGTCACAGTTGGCCCGCtaaaagaggaaagaaaatcgATGCCAACCCAGACCGAGGGGGGATAGAAAGGGGAGGACAAGCAAAGCAGGCGCGGAGCATCAGTGACACCAACCAAGAAGGCGCCCGATGATTCCCCCTCCCCCAGAACGCCGAGCACACAGTTGACCTAGCAAAGAAGGGGCCGAATTCGCCATTGTTGAATGGGAGGGAGGCAGAAACATGTGACATCAAATCATCTTTGACGCAGCCAAGAGGGAGGGGACCCAGGCCCCCAGCAGCAGCGAGATCTGGCTCAGCAGCGCAGGTGGCCGACCAGAGTGGCAGGATTGTCAAATAGCGCAAGAATGcgccaccaccacagcaccacCCACGCCGAGCAGCAGGAGCACGACAGACGCCGAGGCAGCACGTGGAGCCATCAGGGGGAGGAGCCCGAACAGGTGGCAGAACAAGACACCCCATAGAGCCAGTTAGGGCACCCGGGCCGTCATGCAGCCTCGCGCTCGGAATTGTGTCGAACTCCTTGTCCATCACCACCCAGTCCAGCGCCTCCACCATGGACGCATGCCAACGGCGGTGACGTGGAGTGTGACCGTCGGCACGACGAGGTGGGGGTGCCACGTGAGGAGCAGCACGGCTTACGCCATCGTGGTCATCGTTGGCTTGCACCACGATCACGTGTCCTTCACCCACCACGTCGCATCGGCGACCCACGAGAGCGCAGCCACATGACGAGATCTGTTGGTGGGAAGCTCCCAACAGCCGGATTCGGCCAGCCACGAGACAAGAGTGCGGCCACAAGATGGATCCGGCCGGCCCACATCCAGAACTACAGGCGCCACACCGGATCTGCCACCAACCAACGACACCATCGACGATCCGctggaggaagggaaggaaaaGAGGATGggggaggaagggaaggggagGCGGAAAGGGGCAAGGCATCATCGGCCGCTTGGcatcgtcgccggccgccgccacctACGACGCTGTCAACGAAGGTGGGGGGCTcttagcggcggcggcggtggcgccccCGTGTCTCCTCTCGGGAGATGATGCAGGGGTGGGGGTATAATTGTGGCAGTTTCAGTACGATCTTGATTTGGAGATAGAAATTTTAGTAAGTCAAAGGCAAATAATGCCTCCAATAACCAATAGGGGAGGCAGAGACTGCaataattgtattttataaaagataaatactACAAATTTGTTATCTTACTGTAAATTAGAAAGGATGAATACTACAAAATTCAGCAATTGGTTGACTATCAATCTATCATTCCCCCAATTCTCTtgtactagttttttttaaggataTCAGCACTGTCTCTAGCTGACAGTGCATGTCTTTGACTGTCACTTTTCTGATGATATATCAGTgatgatttttaaaaatagtaagGACACGGAAGTACCATCGATGACAAATTTCAGTTTTCTGATGATATATTAGTGATGATTGTTAAAATAGTAAGGACAACGAAGTACCATCGATGACAAATTTACTAATGTAATTTTTCAGGTCACTTTTGTTACAAAAATCATGACTTATCAGTGGTCAAAGTTCTAACAGGTTTACTGCACACATTATAGGCCTGTAATCAAAAGATAATGGAGGGGTATTAAGGGAAAAGGTTGCAGATCATAATGCGTGTTACTGGTTAGTTTGATTATGAGCATCCTGTTTCCTTTGACTGAGTTTGCAGTAAATTAAAAGTTGCAGAAGAATGTTCCAATTATGTCGGTTCATATCCAGCAATATATTCTCTTGTTTAGGTTCTGCACACTCATTGGGAGAATGTTCCAAATCATCTCAATTCTGAATATGTACTTGTTATGTGTGCTTCAAACTACTTGAGGAATACAGTAAAAATACTGTAGACGCTGGCTACAGTATTAATTGATTGCTGTTCACAATCATGTGAGCCACCAGTAGAATTAGCAGTGTCCTAGTTATCTCACTGCAAGATATACACTCGTGGTACTGTTCATAAGATTATGTAGTGAAGATATCAGAGAACAGACTTCCCAGCGGCAAATTTAAATGCCGCTGGAAGTCTTTGAGACCTGCTTCAGAGCCCGCATGATCTCGTCGGCTTTCAGATCACCAAGCGTGTAAGCAGCTAAGGGGCTCTCAGACGGGACGATATCTTCCCTGTGGTAGCTTCCTGAGCTCCTCAGCAGCGCATCCGAGCCTTTCTCGGTGACGCCTCGGACAATCACGGTCTTGTGTAAACCGGAGAGTATCTCCTCTAGATCAGTGTCGCCGTGTTCTCCGACGATCAGATACATGTTCCCCACAGATAGGCCCCAGCGCACGAAAAGATACCTAGAATTGAATTTTTGGTAACAGGCTGACAGTCAGGCTATTTACAGCTTTTGCTGTTGGAAATGCTACAGTATCGTCACGTTATGACGTTACACAGTCTATGCTCGGTTCTTACCTGAGAGCTTGTGACCTTGATGCTAGCAGAGGGACAACCTGTAGTCTCGTCGAGTTCCGGCAGTACATGATGTGGCACCGGAGGCCTCGCATCCTCAGCCTCTCCCTCATCTCGTCGATCGTTTTCGCCTAACAAGTCAAAGAGAATTCAGTTTCAGAGAGCAACCGATTAAGGACACGCATGTAAACGAATTTGCCAACCTTATGGGGGTCTTTGACGAGGAACGAGACGCAGTGCGCGTTGCAAGACGCCACGTCCTGTTCGACGGCGACACCTGAACCGTCCTGCTGTGCCATCAGCTTGGCTATGGTCTGCCTCGCGCCGTCATGGGACCACCGGTGGTTGATGTGCAGCAGGTAGTCCTGGTCGGGGCGCAGCCTACCCTCGGCATCGACGCAGTGCGCCGTGCCGGGGTAGTACAcctcgctgccgctgccgcagATGAGCGCGTCGAAGTCGGTCGCGGGGATCTTGCCGAGCTGCAGAAGCTGGAGCGTCTCCGACAGCGGCATCGCCGTGGACAGCGCGAAACCCGAGATCTTGGACATCTGGGAATCCGACCGGACCGCTCTGAAGACCTCCTGTATCACCTGTAGCATCCTCTTGCTAGCGCGGCCGTCGTCGTGGTAGCAGTCCACGGCGATGACGAACAGCCGCCGGCGACGGCGCAGGAGTGGGTACTTGTTCACGGCGCCGCCGGTGGCCTCGGCTGCGTTCTTGGCACCTTCGGCGTCCGAGGACGCGGATGGCGGAAGCGCCGACGACGACTGCTTGATCTTGTTCATGATCCTCTGCACCTGTTCCTGCGGGTCCGACGACGGCGGCTCGGTAGTGTTCAGGGAGCCCCTCTCGCCGTCGATGGACAGACGGAGAGACAGGTCCTGGACGTCCATGAGCGAGTCCTCCAGgaactcctcctcctcggcgccaGCGTCCGCCGGCGTGTCCTTCAGCCACCGCGGGTTCCTTATCCGGCACCCGGCCACCCTGGTGAGGTACGTGCGGCAGTGCTCCGGCCACGAGTAGAGGTGGATGTTGCGCAGCCCGTTCCTCCGGCACTCCTGCCACAGGTTCTTGTCGGCCACCAGCTTCAGCAGCGCGTCGGCGATGGCGCTCTGGTCGTGCGGGTCCACAAGCAGTCCATTGTTCAGTGCCTGCCAGTGCCATGCACACACACAATTACACATTCTCTCCACAAGTGCATTTACTAATAACACGCTTGTGCTCCAGCACAGTGTATTGAAGTGTGTTTCAAACATGGGATCCACGAAAGTATGGATGCTTACAGTAGTAATGTCAACCGGACCGCCGTTCTTTGTGGCGACGATTGGGAGCCCATGCGCCGCAGCCTAAAAGCCATACATTTTTCagaattgatttttgatttttaaggCTATAGGAATGTGCCAGGTGATGTTCATAGAACTGAAGCAGAAGCTGACCTCGATCAAGGTCAGACCGAACGGCTCAACGAGAGCAGGGTTGATGAAGACGCCCTGCACAGAACAACCAGCGATTTTTAAATTGAGTGTGAGCTGCCAAAGTTGAAACAAAGATCATGACATGCAGCAGACCTTCATTTTTGCCGCGAGGCGGTAGATCTCCGGGACGTCGGCCTGATTGTGATGCTTGGGGAAGGCCACGCTTCCGTACAGATCATACTTGTCGATCAACTTCAGGACTGTGGTGAGGACGCTAGCGTTGCCAGCAGACATATCATCGATGTCATCCCTGTTCCCCATGATCAGAGTCTGAAAACAGAGGTAAGTTCTATCACTTGGTTTTCATTGCAGACTTTGTTTAGTACTACTTGAAATGAGAAGCCTTCCAACATGGTAATCGTACATCTggcatttgattattttttttcgaaaaacCCGTAACATTGCCAGCTTATGTATTAATAAGAGAAGCGATTACATGCGCCCGTGGCATTTGATTATAGAAACAGCAAAGACCTTaattattcaaaaaaaaatccataacaGGGTTGCCCCTGGATTCCATTACCACAGATAACGGAATTAAAAGAGTACCACATTCACCAGTttaaaactcaagaaagaacaaaaacaGCGTAGGGTAGGTTTGCAATCTAGTTACGAGGAATGAGTGTACTTCAGGCTAACTGTTGCTTACTAGGTTTGCAAGTTCCCTGAGCGGGCGGCATTCTCCAAACGCTTTGACAAGGGTGGTGATGTTCTTCTTCGGGTCGGGCCTTGACAAAGCCAGGATCATCGGCTTGTGAGGATTGGTTAGGAACCGCATCACCTGTGACAAGCAGTTGTCATGCAGCGAGTTTTAAGACTTGCGATCACTGTGAAGGAAATTCTTGTAGGTCTGTGGAGGAATACAAAATCAAGCACCAACCTCAGCCCATATTGGGGGCATCGACTTCGGTGAAGCACCCTCCAAACCGACAATATCATCTTTGCTGTCACCATCTCCATCGATATCCTCTTGAACCACAACGTTGCTGAAATCCATTCCAGGAGGAATCACCTGCGGAAAAAGTTGTCCAGAAATATAGATCAAATGtgtggataatttttttatttaccacATGAGTCAGCTCAAATACCTGATTTGTCAGATGTGGAACAGTACTTACACTACTTGCTATCTACAACTGAGTTCTGAATACTTACCACCATCCTAGGCATGAAACGTCCATGGCAGCTAACCCCACGCCTCGCCCGTGCCCTCAACACTTTCTCGAGCTTGACATCGAATCCATCGTACAATCCCCACTGCTCATCAATCTCCTGCCTTGTGCTCGTGATGACAAGCTCCGCCGCATCCAAGGCCAGCTCCTCGCCCTCGATACGCCTCATGATCTTGTAGGTTGAGTCGATCTCCTCCTTGGACACGCGCCCTTGCTTCAGAATCTGCTCCAGCTTGTTCCTCCCAAGTGAGTGACCAGTGAGCACCATCGGCACATTCAGCGCACCAGAAAGAAGAGCAGCGACATCTCCAGCATCGGCATAGTGGCCATGGATCACATAAGGCAAGACTGGCCTTCCATTGCCAACCTGTTCTCCCAGGGCTTTGGACATGTTCAGGATATGCGCGAGCGCTCCGTCGACGAACTCTTGGAGGTAAGGCCACAGGGCTTCCTTCTTGAGATACTTGTCCCTTGGCCCACACGGTATGCGCACAAGGTACGCCCCCGCGCTCTCACCCATCCCCTCTCCATCATTGGAACCGGAGGTTAACATCTCGGTTGGTTCGCCGTAGCTCCAGTCCACATCAGGAGAAGACACCTGACGAGTGAAGAGGTCCACTCTGTACACGCCAGGCATCATCGAGAGCGCTCTTGCAAGTTCGACGACATATTTCACCTGCGAGACTCGACGAACAATCACACTCAGCCATGGAAAGCTTGATTCAACAAAAGGGTAATTTTCTCCGAGCTAAAAGATGGATGCTGTTTACCTGGCCACCGGTATCTGAATCCCGACCTAGTTCCATGTTTTCACCACGAACAAGACCGTGCACACTAGCAAACAAGAATGAAAAAGAAATTGTGAAACTTACAAGGATACTGTGCAAATAACTTTTTCTTTACAGAAAGTTCAAGATTTCAGATACTCCAGTAAACTGTGTACTAGAACAAATAGCAGGCAACTATGGCTGGCTGAATCATCTTATGACCACTTCATTATGGAACATTGACTCTAGCAATTTAGCATCAGGTAGAGTGAGGCAATGAGTAAGTAACTAGTATAAGACCTGATGAGCACAATGTAAAGCTTCTTCTCCTTGTTTTCGTCAGACCACACGGTGAGGTCAGAGAAATTCCTCTGGAACTTTTTCTTGGCCGTTTCTACTGGTGCCAGCTCGCTGAGGGTGTCCCCCTTCTCTCCTTCCGACAGGTCCTCCGCGAGGTCTTCAGCTTCGCGGCGCAcctgctcctgctccttccTCCGTGCGGACATCCTCTGAATGCCCTCCAGCTCCAGCTGCTCGCACCAAAAATTCAGAAGCATCAGCAAACAAGCAGAATTCTCTGTTCTCACTGGCAAAACAGTGACTTTGGCTAGGTGCATAGGTGCAgtccagttcaattcaaaaagaaaagggaaagcaAACTCAACGGCCACTATTGATACCATGAGTAGATCGTAACTGTCATGGTGCAGGCTACACACTACAGAGATCATACTTTTGACAGGGGAATCACAACTCAAATTTAAGGAAGACTTTATTTATATTTCTGAATTTAAGGAAGACATCGGTTAAGTACACATTTCTGAATTTCTGAAAGCGCTACGCATCAATTAAGCAATGCTGTTCGTAGACAAGCGTTCATAAGCAACGATCAGAATCTTTCTCAGATAATTAATTTGCCCAGATGAACTTTAATTATACATGCATCTCCCTCCAGAGACAAGAACACTCCAAACTAAGGGCGCGTTTAGACATTTTGCCACCGCTTGCCTTGCCTGGCGGGGCAAAAAACTGCTCTTCGATGCTGTCACACTGGCAAGCCTTGCCAGCGAGCGAGCTGGACGGGCTATCCAACCAAACACGCTACGGACAGGGCCACCAAGGCATCAACCAACAGGAAATCAAAAGGGACACGAGAAAGAAAGATACTTGTAAAGAGCCAGAGATTGGAGAGAGAAATACAACAAATTCATAGACGAGAACTTAAAAAAGCCGTGATAACAGAGAAACAGTAACTCAGACCTGCTTCTTCTTGCGCGCGAGGTGCCAGATCCGCCAGCACATGTTCTCGAGCCGCGTGCTGCGCTCGCGCTCGTTGCGGGTGGCGACGACCTTGATCCACGTCCGGTGTAGGTCGCTCTCGTCGACGCCCTTCACCACCTCCTCCACGAAGTAGTGCGTCGGGTTGAAGTTCATGTGCGCGCCGCGGGGGCTCGCCGACGCCCCCGCCACCGGCGACCTCGGGTCCCCGCCTCCCCCTCCACCCGCGGCCGCGCCGCTGTCCAGGATCGCCTCCAGATACCCATTGATCCACTCGTTTCCCGCCATCGCCGACTGTTCCCTCCGGCTCTAGTGCTCTCGGATCAGAGGAGCATTAAGAGGTAGAGTGCTCTTCTCCCGCGCGGGTTCTTCTTGGCCGTTGCTTCGTTTCCTTCTTTGGCGCGGCAGGGAGAAAGAAAGCGGCGTGCGTGGTGAGGGAGGGATTGGAAGTGATGGAGTGGAAccgatcgagagagagagagaaaaaggcgGGCACGTACGCGTCACCagcggaggaggagagagaagcgaagagagagagggagggaaaggTTCGTGCATGCACTCCGGCTGCGTCCGCGGTTGTAGGGCCTTCAGTTGCGAGCGGCGGAGAGGAAGGGCCGCGGGGATCAGAGTGGCGCGTGATGGTCGACACGTGGCGCCCGTGGGGCCCGATTGTGAACTGCAGGCTGGCCTATTCCGCGCGTGGGCCCCGTGAGTCAGCGACTGGCCACGGCTGGCCGGCTGGGCCCAGCGCTTCGTTTCGAGCACACGTTGGTTTTACAGTTTCACTTTTATCACGCGCCTTTCCGTTAGGAAGGAGGATCCTCTCGGATCTCAACCGTATGAGCGAACGCGCGCCAGCACGGAGTAGAAAAAAGAGATAATTTTCGGTGTGCTATCAAATGTTAGCAAATTTTTTGATTTactattgaaaaaaattatgatttctttcattttatcatttaattttttttctttatgtgtGTCAACATCTTCGTAACATAGTTGACAGTAATGAAAATTTTTCCATCTCCTGTTACTGTCGTGAAAGTTTTTCCATCTTCTGTTACTGTCGTTACCTCTGTTACAACGACAATAACACTTAGAGATTAAAAAACTAAATTGATAACATATAAatgatcataatttttttaagtaacAAACCGAAAATTTCATTAACATTCATTGGAGAATTATGTGTTGAAAAAACGCGCTTTCACCGGCACGCTCGCTCTTGGGCGCGAATGATGCTTACGTGTGTGGACGCGCTGCGTCACCCGCACGGATCCCTGCTGCGACCACCCAATAAGGCAATAATGCATGAAGCGCCCGCCGGCCGCCGAACGCATGTCCTGCGGTGACGCGCGCGGCCGCGGCACCCCACGTCCCCGCAGTATTAATTAATATCCACGGGCATGGCACGTAGGATGAGGAGGGACATGGCCGTGCGGTGAGAAGGAAACGGGCAAGCAAACGCCAAAGCGCGCGCCGACGTCGCCGTTTGGCTCGTTTCGGCGGTCGATCGGGCGGGGACAAAACCGCTCGCCGTCGCGGCCCGCCCTCTTGCCCCTGTTGCATCGTCCTCCCTCCCGTCGTCTGCGTCAAGCAGGCGCCCCCTTCGGAATATTCACAGCATATTCCGGCATGCACTGAACTAGAACTCGTGTGCTACAATGTGTTTGCTGGTACGTGGCCCAGATTGATTCGTGGGCCACGACAGGCCGAATGACTTGGGCGTCGACATCTAAACAGGCCTCAAATGATCCGATTCTATAGTGTCAAGGCCCACCAGTATGGCCGAAAGTGGCACCGTCAGCGGGCCGGGCCACATGAATCCTCTTCTTCTGGGCTCCGGTCTTCTGGTCAGACCTCCGACCCGACAACTTCGGATAAGTGctaactttttctttttgaaaggaAGATAAGTGCTAACTATGTCTTCCCGAAGAATAGAAGAAAGATCATGTCAACTTatgtgtatattttttatatctctGCAATGCCTAGGTTTAAATCCGTTGTTGATTTGGATTGATACATGGTATATGTGTGTAATAGAGACTACACAATTCTCATTTATGGCACATCGTGGGTTGCGACCCAACTAGGTTACCAGTTACTATATGGGATTAAAACTTCCAAACAACCTCCACGAGAATCATTTGATCATGGTAATATGTTTTAAGGTAATTATTATGTCCCAACTATAAAATGAATGGCAGTGGCAGGACAACACATGTGTTCTAGCTATGCGATGTGTGGGATGGTTGACATGTATGGAATATATGACAAATTTAAGTTTTTTAAGGTCACAGTGACATTAAGGAACTAGTGGTAGCCTATGACCCATTGGGGTGTGGCTTTGGTGACCTATAGGGGTCCCCACTGAGATCAGAAGTTGGGCTAAGGCCTCTGCCAATTCAAATCATTCGGTCTACTAGTTCCTTAGCTCAGAAGATaatatgtaataatttctaCTATTAGATGGATTGATGTTCTCTATATTCCATCTATACTCGCTAAAGAGGTGAAGAAAAAGGCATCACCAACTGTGTTGATAACTGGGTAACCCAAATGAGAATGCATATTTTGTCATCATATATCAAATGATCGCATACGCCAATATAGTTGTAGCCTAAATATGTACTATATTGTCATGCATGCTCCACTCTCTATGCAACCGCTTAAGCGGCGATGGcacttctatatatatatgtcaaaCTCCTGCCATCAAAATGATATGGTTAAAACTTGCACATGAAAACACGCACAAAATTTCCATCCATGGAAAAAAGCCTTTGGTCAAAAATACACATGTCAGCCAAAAACCAATTATACAACCTAGTATTTTTTTGGCAAGTACATGGAAAAGCTGATTTGATACATGATATTTCATACAAGAATCATGGTTAACAAAAGCTTAGATACTTGAAAAGCCATTTATACACTCATATTTGGCTTGATATTAATGTAAACTGAAGTCGAATATTAGTAATGCCTATGAAATTCGGCTATTGCtttagtttgataaaaaaattgaaaacgtACTGAAAACGGTAATGGCAACAAATTTCAAGTGTCGTATTTTAGCAACCcaaacataaagaaaaattgGTCCTTGCAAAGTTTACTTGCCTACTGCTTCAGTTTGATACCGACATTTGGAAACATATTGAAAATGCGGTAACACCAACAAATTTCAAGCATCATATTTTAGCAATCCAAATATAAAGAGAAACCGGTCCTTGCAAATTTTATTTGGCTGCTTCAGTTTGATACCAAATTTCAAAATGTACTAGAAATACAGTAACACCAACAAATTTTAAACATTATATTTTAGCAATCTAAGCATAAAGAGAAACCGCTCCTTGCAATGTTTACTAGCCACTGCTTCAATTTGATATAAAAATTTGAAAACCTACTGAAAATAAGGTAACACTAACGAACCTCAAAGTCAAACGTAAAAAGAAATCGGTCCTTGCAAAGTTTACCTTAGCCACTTTGTACACTTAAACCCACAGCCCCGGGCCCACATGTCACCCACCCAAACTGCCCCACTCATTTCGAACGTAGGCGCCGACGTCACCATGTCTCCACCGCGTCGCTCAACGCCCCC includes:
- the LOC133927361 gene encoding sucrose-phosphate synthase, which encodes MAGNEWINGYLEAILDSGAAAGGGGGGDPRSPVAGASASPRGAHMNFNPTHYFVEEVVKGVDESDLHRTWIKVVATRNERERSTRLENMCWRIWHLARKKKQLELEGIQRMSARRKEQEQVRREAEDLAEDLSEGEKGDTLSELAPVETAKKKFQRNFSDLTVWSDENKEKKLYIVLISVHGLVRGENMELGRDSDTGGQVKYVVELARALSMMPGVYRVDLFTRQVSSPDVDWSYGEPTEMLTSGSNDGEGMGESAGAYLVRIPCGPRDKYLKKEALWPYLQEFVDGALAHILNMSKALGEQVGNGRPVLPYVIHGHYADAGDVAALLSGALNVPMVLTGHSLGRNKLEQILKQGRVSKEEIDSTYKIMRRIEGEELALDAAELVITSTRQEIDEQWGLYDGFDVKLEKVLRARARRGVSCHGRFMPRMVVIPPGMDFSNVVVQEDIDGDGDSKDDIVGLEGASPKSMPPIWAEVMRFLTNPHKPMILALSRPDPKKNITTLVKAFGECRPLRELANLTLIMGNRDDIDDMSAGNASVLTTVLKLIDKYDLYGSVAFPKHHNQADVPEIYRLAAKMKGVFINPALVEPFGLTLIEAAAHGLPIVATKNGGPVDITTALNNGLLVDPHDQSAIADALLKLVADKNLWQECRRNGLRNIHLYSWPEHCRTYLTRVAGCRIRNPRWLKDTPADAGAEEEEFLEDSLMDVQDLSLRLSIDGERGSLNTTEPPSSDPQEQVQRIMNKIKQSSSALPPSASSDAEGAKNAAEATGGAVNKYPLLRRRRRLFVIAVDCYHDDGRASKRMLQVIQEVFRAVRSDSQMSKISGFALSTAMPLSETLQLLQLGKIPATDFDALICGSGSEVYYPGTAHCVDAEGRLRPDQDYLLHINHRWSHDGARQTIAKLMAQQDGSGVAVEQDVASCNAHCVSFLVKDPHKAKTIDEMRERLRMRGLRCHIMYCRNSTRLQVVPLLASRSQALRYLFVRWGLSVGNMYLIVGEHGDTDLEEILSGLHKTVIVRGVTEKGSDALLRSSGSYHREDIVPSESPLAAYTLGDLKADEIMRALKQVSKTSSGI